A single window of Pseudomonas lijiangensis DNA harbors:
- a CDS encoding malic enzyme-like NAD(P)-binding protein — protein MSDLKTAALEYHANPRPGKLSVELTKPTATARDLSLAYSPGVAEPVREIARDPELAYKYTGKGNLVAVISDGTAILGLGDLGPLASKPVMEGKGVLFKRFAGIDVFDIEVDSESPQAFIDTVKRISITFGGINLEDIKAPECFEIEKALIEQCDIPVFHDDQHGTAIVTAAGMINALEIVGKSLDTAKIVCLGAGAAAISCMKLLVSMGAKIENIFMVDRTGVVHSGRTDLNQYKAVFAHATEKRTLSEALDGADVFVGLSGPNLLSAENLKLMAKDPIVFACSNPDPEISPELAHATRDDVIMATGRSDYPNQVNNVLGFPFIFRGALDVRAKRINEEMKIAAANALRELAKLPVPQEVSDAYGGIKLEFGREYIIPKPMDARLLGLISDAVAKAAIESGVATQPYPKHYPLTSVDDVFKG, from the coding sequence ATGTCAGATTTGAAAACTGCCGCGCTCGAATACCATGCCAATCCACGTCCTGGTAAATTGAGCGTCGAACTCACCAAGCCGACCGCAACTGCTCGTGACCTGTCCCTGGCTTACAGCCCTGGCGTTGCTGAACCTGTGCGTGAAATTGCCCGTGATCCTGAACTTGCCTACAAGTACACCGGCAAAGGCAACCTGGTAGCAGTTATTTCCGATGGCACCGCTATCCTGGGCCTCGGCGATCTGGGCCCATTGGCTTCCAAGCCGGTCATGGAAGGTAAAGGGGTTCTGTTCAAGCGTTTCGCCGGTATCGACGTTTTCGATATCGAAGTCGACTCCGAAAGCCCGCAAGCTTTCATCGACACCGTAAAGCGCATCTCCATCACTTTCGGTGGCATCAACCTGGAAGACATCAAGGCACCTGAGTGCTTTGAAATCGAAAAGGCCCTGATCGAACAGTGCGACATCCCGGTTTTCCATGATGACCAGCACGGCACCGCTATCGTGACCGCAGCCGGCATGATCAACGCCCTGGAAATCGTGGGCAAAAGCCTGGACACCGCCAAGATCGTCTGCCTGGGCGCTGGCGCTGCTGCCATCTCCTGCATGAAGCTGCTGGTGAGCATGGGCGCGAAGATCGAGAACATCTTCATGGTTGACCGTACTGGCGTGGTTCACTCCGGCCGTACCGACCTGAACCAGTACAAGGCTGTATTCGCCCACGCGACCGAAAAACGCACCCTGAGCGAAGCTCTGGATGGCGCTGACGTGTTCGTCGGCCTGTCCGGTCCTAACCTGCTGAGCGCTGAAAACCTGAAGCTGATGGCCAAGGACCCGATCGTGTTCGCTTGCTCGAACCCTGATCCGGAAATCTCCCCTGAGCTGGCTCACGCTACCCGTGACGACGTGATCATGGCGACCGGTCGTTCCGACTACCCGAACCAGGTCAACAACGTTCTGGGCTTCCCGTTCATCTTCCGTGGTGCTCTGGACGTTCGCGCCAAGCGCATCAACGAAGAGATGAAAATCGCTGCTGCCAACGCCCTGCGCGAACTGGCCAAGCTGCCTGTACCTCAGGAAGTCAGCGACGCCTACGGCGGCATCAAACTGGAATTCGGTCGTGAGTACATCATCCCGAAACCAATGGACGCTCGCCTGCTGGGCCTGATCTCCGATGCAGTAGCCAAGGCTGCCATCGAGAGCGGCGTTGCTACCCAGCCGTACCCGAAACACTACCCGCTGACCAGCGTGGATGATGTGTTCAAGGGTTGA
- the argS gene encoding arginine--tRNA ligase — protein MKDTIRQLIQQALTRLVTEGVLPEGLTPAIQVENARDKTHGDFASNIAMMLAKPAGMKPRDLAEKLIAALPADEQVSKVEIAGPGFLNFFQNTQALAARLDAALADPQLSVRKAGAAQRVVVDLSAPNLAKEMHVGHLRSTIIGDGVANVLEFLGDTVIRQNHVGDWGTQFGMLLAYLQEKPATSDELSDLENFYRAAKQRFDESEEFAERARGLVVKLQAGDAECLALWTRFNEISLSHCQKTYERLNVKLTPADVKGESAYNDDLANVVSDLKASGLLVESNGAQCVFLEEFRTAEDTPLPVIVQKAGGGYLYATTDLAAIRYRSKTLKADRVLYFVDQRQALHFQQVFEVARRAGFVHDGMQLEHMGFGTMNGADGRPFKTRDGGTVKLIDLLDEAEERAYTLVKEKNPEVAESELRTIAKAVGISAVKYADLSKHRTSDYSFNFDQMLSFEGNTAPYLLYAYTRVSGVFRKLGTPFDASQGQIVLQAPQEQELAARLAQFAETLNNVAEKGTPHVLCAYLYDLAGLFSSFYENCPILGAENPDQQQSRLRLAALTGRTLKQGLDLLGLETLERM, from the coding sequence ATGAAAGACACCATTCGCCAGCTGATTCAACAAGCCCTGACCCGTCTCGTCACCGAGGGCGTCTTGCCAGAAGGGCTGACGCCGGCGATTCAGGTGGAAAACGCCCGCGACAAGACCCACGGCGACTTCGCCAGCAATATCGCGATGATGCTCGCCAAACCGGCTGGCATGAAACCCCGTGATCTGGCTGAAAAGCTGATCGCTGCACTGCCTGCCGACGAGCAGGTCAGCAAGGTCGAAATCGCAGGCCCGGGCTTTCTGAACTTCTTCCAGAACACTCAGGCACTGGCTGCGCGCCTGGATGCCGCACTGGCCGACCCGCAGTTGTCGGTCCGCAAGGCTGGCGCAGCCCAGCGCGTGGTCGTCGACCTGTCGGCGCCGAACCTGGCCAAGGAAATGCACGTTGGCCACTTGCGCTCGACCATCATCGGCGACGGCGTGGCCAATGTCCTGGAGTTCCTGGGCGATACCGTGATTCGCCAGAACCACGTGGGCGACTGGGGCACCCAGTTCGGCATGCTGCTGGCCTACCTCCAGGAAAAACCGGCCACCAGCGACGAGCTGTCGGACCTGGAAAACTTCTACCGTGCCGCCAAGCAACGCTTCGACGAATCCGAAGAGTTCGCCGAGCGCGCTCGCGGTCTGGTGGTCAAGTTGCAGGCGGGCGACGCCGAATGCCTGGCCCTGTGGACGCGCTTCAATGAAATCTCGCTGTCCCACTGCCAGAAGACCTACGAACGCCTCAACGTCAAACTGACACCCGCCGACGTCAAGGGCGAAAGCGCCTACAACGACGATCTGGCCAATGTCGTCAGTGACCTGAAAGCTTCGGGCCTGCTGGTGGAAAGCAACGGCGCCCAGTGCGTCTTCCTCGAAGAATTCCGCACCGCCGAAGACACACCGTTGCCGGTCATCGTGCAAAAGGCCGGTGGCGGCTACCTGTACGCCACCACCGACCTGGCTGCCATCCGCTATCGCAGCAAGACCCTCAAAGCCGACCGCGTGCTGTATTTCGTGGACCAGCGTCAGGCCCTGCACTTCCAGCAGGTGTTTGAAGTTGCCCGTCGCGCCGGTTTCGTTCATGACGGCATGCAACTGGAGCACATGGGCTTCGGCACCATGAACGGCGCCGATGGCCGCCCGTTCAAGACCCGCGATGGCGGCACCGTCAAACTGATCGACCTGCTCGACGAAGCCGAAGAGCGCGCCTACACGCTGGTCAAAGAGAAAAACCCGGAGGTCGCCGAAAGCGAGCTGCGTACCATCGCCAAGGCCGTGGGCATCAGCGCCGTGAAATACGCCGACCTGTCCAAGCATCGCACCAGCGATTACAGCTTCAACTTCGATCAGATGCTGAGTTTCGAGGGCAACACCGCGCCGTACCTGCTCTATGCCTACACCCGCGTATCCGGTGTGTTCCGCAAGCTGGGCACGCCGTTCGATGCCAGCCAGGGCCAGATCGTTCTGCAGGCGCCTCAGGAGCAGGAGCTGGCTGCACGCCTGGCTCAGTTCGCCGAAACCCTGAACAATGTTGCAGAAAAAGGCACGCCTCACGTTCTTTGTGCTTACCTGTATGACCTTGCGGGTCTGTTTTCCAGCTTCTATGAAAACTGCCCGATCCTTGGTGCGGAAAATCCCGATCAGCAACAGAGCCGCCTGCGTCTGGCAGCGCTGACCGGTCGCACTCTCAAGCAAGGCCTGGATCTATTGGGTCTGGAAACTCTGGAGCGTATGTAA
- a CDS encoding thermonuclease family protein has protein sequence MRYSRQLEKAPLVGAFFMAAIWSSGAQAFCPAPQGLPVAQVQRVVDGDTLRLADGRNVRMIGLNTPETGKNGRSAEPFAVAAQRRLQALVDESGGQVSLRVGEQAQDHYGRTLANVYGRNGANLEAQMLGEGLGYLVAVAPNVALVDCQKSAELKARQAGLGVWRNAQVQPAGQIDKGGFALVSGQVRDVQRNRGGIWIELSESMVLRIAPEQIPLFDASLLDRLKGRQIEARGWVVDRSRRGGLESGQARWMMPITHPVMLSLSSR, from the coding sequence TTGCGCTACTCCAGGCAGCTTGAAAAGGCACCCCTCGTGGGTGCCTTTTTTATGGCCGCGATCTGGTCATCCGGCGCTCAGGCTTTCTGCCCGGCACCTCAAGGGCTCCCGGTCGCCCAGGTGCAGCGGGTGGTAGATGGCGACACCTTGCGCCTTGCCGACGGACGCAATGTGCGGATGATCGGCCTCAATACCCCCGAAACCGGCAAGAACGGCCGGTCCGCCGAGCCTTTTGCCGTGGCCGCCCAGCGGCGCCTGCAAGCGCTGGTGGATGAAAGCGGTGGTCAGGTCAGTCTGCGGGTCGGTGAGCAGGCACAGGACCATTACGGTCGTACGCTGGCCAATGTCTATGGCCGCAACGGCGCCAATCTGGAAGCGCAGATGCTGGGCGAAGGCCTGGGTTATCTGGTGGCGGTTGCGCCCAACGTGGCGCTGGTCGATTGCCAGAAGAGCGCCGAGTTGAAGGCGCGTCAGGCTGGATTGGGTGTCTGGCGCAATGCGCAGGTCCAGCCAGCAGGGCAGATCGATAAGGGCGGCTTTGCCCTGGTTTCCGGGCAGGTTCGGGATGTGCAGCGCAATCGTGGCGGTATCTGGATCGAGCTGTCCGAGTCGATGGTATTGCGCATCGCTCCCGAGCAGATTCCTCTGTTTGATGCCAGCCTGCTTGATCGCCTCAAAGGCAGGCAGATCGAGGCGCGCGGCTGGGTAGTGGACCGTTCCCGGCGCGGTGGTCTAGAGTCAGGACAGGCGCGCTGGATGATGCCGATTACCCATCCGGTCATGCTGAGCCTGTCGAGTCGCTAG
- a CDS encoding M16 family metallopeptidase, which yields MIKRNTPRHVLLGLALSVSLGAFVAQPVLADNAAGSDTTPAPAQLGSQLQTLKELDGKAPARRTLNIQTWNTAEGAKVLFVESRELPMFDLRLIFAAGSSQDKASPGIALLTNAMLNEGVKGKDVSAIAQGFEGLGADFGNGSYRDMAVASLRSLSATDKREPALKLFGEVVGKPTFPADSLARIKNQLLSSFEQKKQNPGAIAGQELFKKLYGDHPYAHPSDGDAKSINAITLAQLKAFHAKSYAAGNAVIALVGDLSRDEAQAIAAQVSASLPKGPALPKIAKAVEPKPGSTHIEFPSNQTHLMLAQIGIDRNDPDYAALSIGNSILGGGGFGSRLMTEVREKRGLTYGVSSGFSPMQALGPFTIGLQTRADMSENTLKLVQDIVRDFLANGPTQKELDDVKRELTGSFPLTAANNAAIVGQLGSIGFYDLPLTFLEDYMTQAQSVTVEQVKTAMNKHLSADKMVIVTVGPTVPQKPLPPPTDKPVQRPTGVPEH from the coding sequence ATGATCAAGCGCAATACTCCCCGCCACGTCCTGCTGGGCCTGGCCCTGAGCGTTTCGCTCGGCGCATTCGTTGCCCAGCCGGTTCTGGCAGACAACGCAGCAGGCAGCGATACCACACCAGCCCCTGCACAACTGGGCAGCCAGCTGCAGACCCTCAAGGAGCTGGACGGCAAAGCCCCGGCCCGTCGCACGCTGAACATCCAGACCTGGAACACCGCCGAAGGCGCCAAGGTGCTGTTCGTCGAGTCCCGCGAACTGCCGATGTTCGACCTGCGCCTGATCTTCGCCGCTGGCAGCAGCCAGGACAAAGCCTCGCCCGGTATCGCGCTGCTGACCAACGCCATGCTCAATGAAGGCGTCAAGGGCAAGGACGTCAGCGCCATCGCCCAGGGCTTCGAAGGCCTGGGCGCCGATTTTGGCAACGGCTCCTACCGCGACATGGCCGTGGCTTCGCTGCGCAGCCTCAGCGCCACCGACAAACGCGAACCGGCCTTGAAGCTGTTCGGCGAAGTCGTGGGCAAACCCACCTTCCCTGCCGATTCGCTGGCTCGCATCAAGAACCAGTTGCTCTCCAGCTTCGAACAGAAGAAGCAGAACCCGGGCGCCATTGCCGGTCAGGAACTGTTCAAGAAGCTGTACGGCGATCACCCTTACGCCCACCCAAGCGACGGCGATGCCAAAAGCATCAACGCCATCACCCTCGCCCAGCTCAAGGCCTTTCACGCCAAGAGCTATGCGGCTGGCAATGCGGTCATCGCACTGGTCGGCGACCTGTCACGGGACGAAGCGCAAGCCATCGCCGCGCAGGTCTCGGCGTCGCTACCAAAAGGCCCGGCACTGCCGAAGATCGCCAAGGCTGTCGAACCCAAACCCGGCAGCACGCATATCGAGTTCCCGTCCAACCAGACTCACCTGATGCTGGCGCAGATCGGTATCGATCGTAACGACCCTGACTATGCGGCACTGAGCATCGGCAACTCGATCCTGGGCGGTGGCGGTTTCGGCAGTCGCTTGATGACTGAAGTCCGCGAAAAGCGTGGCCTGACCTACGGCGTGTCGTCCGGGTTCTCCCCGATGCAGGCGCTGGGGCCTTTCACGATCGGCCTGCAAACCCGCGCAGACATGAGCGAGAACACCCTGAAACTGGTCCAGGACATCGTGCGTGACTTCCTCGCCAACGGTCCGACCCAGAAAGAACTCGACGACGTCAAACGCGAGCTGACCGGCAGCTTCCCGCTGACCGCTGCCAACAACGCCGCGATTGTCGGCCAGTTGGGCTCCATCGGTTTCTATGATCTGCCGCTGACCTTTCTCGAGGACTACATGACTCAGGCCCAGAGCGTGACGGTCGAGCAGGTCAAGACCGCCATGAACAAACACCTGAGCGCCGACAAGATGGTGATCGTCACGGTTGGCCCGACAGTGCCGCAAAAGCCGCTGCCGCCGCCTACCGACAAACCCGTTCAACGACCTACAGGGGTTCCGGAGCACTAA
- a CDS encoding primosomal protein N' — translation MPNAILRLALPSPLRRLFDYRAPAGVSRSALQPGMRLRVPFGRREMIGILVEVVDHSEVPDEKLKPAIALLDSQTPMPASLFKLCLWTAQYYQHSLGDTLSWALPVLLRQGELAETRQERFWHVASGASVDDPRIARAPKQREALTTLAQHPHGVAHQLLSKLMLNKESLNLLLAKGLVEVEVRSHAPAARHERWLAQPELPLNSEQRAASEAIRAGFGSFHAFLLAGVTGSGKTEVYLQLIRETLEAGKQALVLIPEINLGPQTLARFEQRFNARIALLHSAVNDRERLDAWLAARDGEADIIIGTRSALFTPMKNPGLIIIDEEHDGSYKQQEGLRYHARDLALVRARQENIPIVLGSATPSLESLHNAYTGRYGLLRLNQRAGGAQQPRFLRLDVKSRPLDSGISGPMQQAIGQTLAAGQQVLVFLNRRGFAPTLLCHDCGWLSGCQRCDARMTVHQRSGELRCHHCGHVERVPRQCPSCGKVDLRPVGAGTERAEERLAILFPDYPVLRVDRDSTSRKDAMNQLFATIQRGQPCILVGTQMLAKGHHFPRVTLVSILDADGGLFSGDFRASERMAQLIVQVAGRAGRAEEPGKVIIQTHLADHPLLIQLTEQGYFAFAEQALSERRAAGLPPFSHLALLRAEAHKPGQAEEFLDQACAEAEQLLAQMNLSGVELLGPVPAPMERRAGRYRSQLLVQANARAPLHRMLSTWLLMLEQMPSGRQVRWSLDVDPVDLY, via the coding sequence TTGCCAAACGCCATCCTGCGCCTGGCCCTGCCCTCGCCGCTTCGCCGCCTGTTCGACTACCGCGCACCCGCCGGAGTCTCGCGCAGCGCCTTGCAGCCCGGCATGCGTTTGCGGGTGCCGTTCGGACGGCGGGAAATGATCGGCATTCTGGTGGAAGTGGTCGATCACAGCGAAGTCCCCGACGAAAAGCTCAAGCCAGCCATCGCACTGCTCGACAGCCAGACGCCCATGCCTGCGTCGCTGTTCAAGCTGTGCCTGTGGACGGCCCAGTATTATCAACACAGCCTGGGCGACACACTGAGCTGGGCCCTGCCGGTACTGCTGCGCCAGGGCGAACTGGCCGAGACACGCCAGGAACGCTTCTGGCACGTTGCTTCCGGCGCAAGTGTCGATGACCCGCGCATCGCACGCGCGCCCAAGCAGCGCGAAGCCCTGACTACACTGGCCCAGCACCCCCATGGCGTGGCGCATCAGTTGCTCAGCAAACTGATGCTTAACAAGGAAAGCCTCAATCTGCTGCTGGCTAAGGGGCTGGTAGAAGTCGAAGTGCGCAGCCATGCCCCTGCTGCGCGCCATGAACGCTGGCTGGCGCAGCCGGAACTGCCGCTCAACAGCGAGCAACGTGCTGCCAGCGAAGCGATTCGTGCCGGTTTCGGCAGTTTTCATGCCTTCCTGCTGGCGGGCGTTACCGGCAGCGGCAAGACCGAAGTCTATCTGCAGTTGATCCGCGAAACCCTGGAGGCCGGCAAGCAGGCGCTGGTGCTGATCCCGGAAATCAATCTCGGGCCACAGACCCTGGCGCGCTTCGAGCAACGCTTCAATGCCCGGATCGCCCTGCTGCACTCGGCCGTCAATGATCGCGAACGACTGGACGCCTGGCTGGCGGCCCGGGATGGCGAGGCCGACATCATCATCGGCACCCGTTCGGCGCTGTTCACCCCGATGAAAAATCCGGGGCTGATCATCATCGACGAAGAACATGACGGCTCCTATAAACAGCAGGAAGGCCTGCGCTATCACGCCCGGGATCTGGCGCTGGTCCGGGCGCGGCAGGAAAACATCCCGATTGTGCTGGGCTCGGCCACGCCTTCACTGGAAAGCCTGCACAACGCCTACACCGGCCGTTATGGCCTGCTGCGCCTGAATCAGCGGGCTGGCGGCGCACAGCAGCCGCGCTTTCTGCGTCTGGACGTGAAAAGCCGACCGCTGGACAGCGGCATTTCCGGGCCGATGCAGCAAGCCATCGGCCAGACCCTTGCGGCAGGCCAGCAAGTGCTGGTTTTCCTCAACCGTCGTGGCTTTGCGCCAACCTTGCTGTGCCACGATTGCGGCTGGCTGTCGGGCTGCCAGCGCTGCGATGCGCGCATGACCGTCCATCAGCGCTCCGGCGAGCTGCGCTGCCATCATTGCGGCCATGTGGAGCGTGTACCACGTCAGTGCCCTTCGTGCGGCAAGGTGGATCTGCGGCCCGTGGGCGCAGGCACCGAACGGGCCGAGGAGCGGCTGGCGATTCTGTTCCCGGATTACCCGGTATTGCGCGTCGACCGCGACAGCACGTCGCGCAAGGATGCGATGAATCAGTTATTCGCTACCATTCAGCGCGGGCAGCCCTGCATTCTGGTAGGCACGCAAATGCTCGCCAAAGGTCATCACTTCCCCAGGGTGACACTGGTTTCGATTCTGGACGCCGATGGCGGGCTGTTTTCCGGCGACTTCCGCGCCAGCGAGCGCATGGCGCAGTTGATCGTGCAGGTAGCCGGGCGTGCTGGCCGCGCCGAAGAGCCGGGCAAAGTGATTATCCAGACGCATCTGGCCGATCATCCGCTGCTGATCCAGTTGACCGAGCAAGGCTACTTCGCCTTTGCCGAACAGGCCCTGAGCGAGCGACGTGCTGCCGGTCTGCCGCCCTTCTCGCATCTGGCCCTGCTGCGCGCCGAAGCCCACAAGCCGGGACAGGCAGAGGAATTCCTCGATCAGGCTTGCGCCGAAGCCGAGCAGTTGCTGGCCCAAATGAATCTGAGCGGCGTTGAACTACTGGGGCCGGTCCCTGCTCCCATGGAGCGACGCGCCGGACGCTACCGGTCGCAACTGCTGGTCCAGGCCAACGCCCGGGCGCCGCTGCATCGCATGCTCAGCACCTGGCTGTTGATGCTGGAACAAATGCCCAGCGGCAGGCAGGTGCGCTGGTCGCTGGATGTGGACCCGGTCGATCTTTATTGA
- the rsmD gene encoding 16S rRNA (guanine(966)-N(2))-methyltransferase RsmD, which translates to MANPRPKTHNGLGQLRIIGGEWGSRRLTFPDAPGLRPTPDRVRETLFNWLSPYIAGAKVLDVFTGSGALYFEALSRGASMGLALDSNAAAIASLRQNLNLLNCTTGQIAQTDALRYLETAVATPFDVVFLDPPFHQGLLASACALLESRGWLAENAWIYTESENAPSTTGLPGNWRLHREKKAGQVHYALWERG; encoded by the coding sequence ATGGCCAATCCACGTCCGAAGACCCATAACGGCCTGGGTCAACTTCGCATCATCGGAGGAGAATGGGGCAGCCGCCGCCTGACCTTCCCCGACGCACCCGGCTTGCGCCCGACACCCGATCGCGTGCGCGAAACACTGTTCAACTGGCTGTCGCCCTATATTGCGGGTGCCAAGGTGCTGGATGTCTTCACCGGCAGCGGCGCTTTGTACTTCGAAGCCCTGTCGCGTGGCGCCAGCATGGGCCTGGCGCTGGACAGCAACGCTGCCGCCATCGCCAGCCTGCGCCAGAACCTGAACCTGCTGAACTGCACGACAGGCCAGATCGCCCAGACCGACGCCCTGCGGTATCTGGAAACGGCTGTGGCAACGCCGTTCGACGTCGTCTTCCTCGACCCGCCTTTCCACCAGGGCCTGCTGGCCTCGGCCTGCGCCCTGCTTGAATCCCGTGGCTGGCTGGCAGAAAACGCCTGGATCTACACCGAAAGCGAAAACGCACCCTCCACCACCGGCCTGCCGGGTAACTGGAGACTGCACCGCGAGAAAAAGGCCGGGCAGGTTCACTATGCGTTGTGGGAGAGGGGGTAG
- the hslV gene encoding ATP-dependent protease subunit HslV: protein MTTIVSVRRHGKVVMAGDGQVSLGNTVMKGNAKKVRRLYHGEVIAGFAGATADAFTLFERFEGQLEKHQGHLVRAAVELAKDWRTDRSLSRLEAMLAVANKDASLIITGNGDVVEPEDGLIAMGSGGAFAQAAARALLLKTDLSAREITETALHIAGDICVFTNHNITIEEQDLAE, encoded by the coding sequence TTGACCACCATCGTTTCAGTGCGCCGCCACGGCAAAGTCGTCATGGCTGGCGACGGCCAGGTTTCCCTGGGCAACACCGTCATGAAAGGCAACGCGAAGAAAGTACGCCGCCTGTATCACGGTGAAGTGATCGCCGGTTTCGCCGGAGCCACGGCTGACGCCTTCACGCTGTTCGAGCGTTTCGAAGGTCAGCTGGAAAAGCATCAGGGCCATCTGGTACGCGCCGCTGTCGAACTGGCCAAGGACTGGCGTACCGATCGCTCCCTCAGCCGCCTGGAAGCCATGCTGGCCGTCGCCAACAAGGACGCTTCGCTGATCATCACCGGTAACGGCGATGTCGTGGAGCCTGAAGACGGCCTGATCGCCATGGGTTCGGGTGGCGCATTCGCCCAGGCGGCTGCCCGCGCATTACTGCTCAAGACCGATCTGTCGGCCCGCGAAATCACCGAGACTGCATTGCACATCGCTGGCGATATTTGCGTGTTCACCAACCACAACATCACCATTGAGGAGCAGGACCTCGCTGAATAA
- a CDS encoding SPOR domain-containing protein produces the protein MAVAKKKPAPKRGASRYQAPAKKPIPGWLWLAIGLTVGAFIVFLMKLEPGGEDVKRAKAEAKAAKIAEANKTPPSPTAPVKPKYDFYTLLPESEVIVPNEAVPEKTPPPVTPIAPVSPEQAAKIDTARAQAALSGLTPPPAPPVSTAKPAPVTQFFLQAGSFRKKEDADKVRAQIILLGQTSTVESGTVKEETWYRVLVGPFSNREQLTTAQKQLASGGFSNLLLQQRSKQ, from the coding sequence TTGGCAGTTGCGAAGAAGAAACCGGCACCCAAGCGGGGCGCCAGCCGTTATCAGGCACCCGCGAAGAAGCCGATTCCAGGATGGTTATGGCTGGCGATTGGCTTGACCGTGGGCGCGTTCATCGTCTTTCTGATGAAGCTCGAACCCGGCGGTGAAGACGTCAAACGCGCCAAGGCCGAGGCCAAGGCAGCAAAAATCGCAGAAGCGAACAAGACGCCACCGAGCCCGACAGCGCCGGTCAAGCCCAAGTACGACTTCTACACGCTGCTGCCGGAATCGGAAGTGATCGTGCCGAACGAAGCGGTGCCGGAAAAGACGCCGCCGCCCGTGACCCCGATTGCACCGGTATCGCCGGAACAGGCTGCCAAGATCGACACTGCCCGCGCACAGGCGGCCCTCAGCGGCCTGACACCACCACCGGCGCCGCCTGTGTCGACCGCGAAACCGGCACCCGTGACGCAGTTCTTCCTGCAGGCGGGCTCGTTCCGCAAGAAAGAAGATGCCGACAAGGTTCGCGCGCAGATCATCCTGCTCGGTCAGACTTCGACAGTGGAGTCCGGCACGGTCAAGGAAGAAACCTGGTACCGGGTGCTGGTCGGCCCGTTCAGCAACCGCGAGCAACTGACCACCGCCCAGAAACAGTTGGCGAGCGGTGGATTTAGTAACCTGTTGTTGCAGCAGCGTAGCAAGCAGTAG
- the rpmE gene encoding 50S ribosomal protein L31 — protein sequence MKADIHPVYEAIDATCSCGNVIKTRSTLAQPLSLDVCNECHPFYTGKQKTLDVGGRVDKFKSRFGTFGATKAK from the coding sequence ATGAAAGCTGATATCCATCCAGTTTACGAAGCCATTGACGCTACTTGCAGCTGCGGCAATGTCATCAAAACCCGTTCGACTCTCGCCCAGCCTCTGAGCCTGGACGTTTGCAACGAGTGCCACCCGTTCTACACCGGTAAGCAGAAGACTCTGGACGTTGGCGGCCGCGTCGACAAGTTCAAGTCGCGTTTCGGTACGTTCGGCGCAACCAAAGCCAAGTAA